In Anomaloglossus baeobatrachus isolate aAnoBae1 chromosome 3, aAnoBae1.hap1, whole genome shotgun sequence, one genomic interval encodes:
- the LOC142294957 gene encoding GTP cyclohydrolase 1-like — protein MNNHMNEDYITSYNGTMDIKKTLVLQSVNQCNKEHQNENKLPAIENAYTTILKELGENPEREGLLKTPLRAAKAMQYFTKGYQENIHDILNNAIFDENHDEIVIVKDIDVFSLCEHHLVPFFGRVHIGYLPNKKVVGLSKLARIVEIFSRRLQVQERLTKQIALAIHESLQPMGVAVVMEASHMCMVMRGVQKMNSRTVTSTMHGIFRDDPKTREEFLSLIKQ, from the exons ATGAACAACCACATGAATGAAGACTACATCACCAGTTATAATGGAACCATGGACATCAAAAAGACTTTGGTGCTGCAAAGTGTGAACCAGTGCAATAAGGAGCACCAAAATGAGAATAAGCTGCCGGCTATAGAAAATGCCTACACCACCATCCTAAAAGAGCTGGGGGAGAACCCCGAAAGGGAAGGGTTACTGAAGACCCCTCTGAGAGCTGCCAAAGCCATGCAGTACTTCACCAAGGGATATCAGGAGAACATTCACG ATATACTCAACAATGCCATATTTGATGAAAACCATGATGAAATTGTCATTGTGAAGGACATTGATGTTTTTTCGCTCTGTGAACATCACTTGGTACCGTTCTTCGGCAGG GTGCACATCGGCTATTTACCAAATAAAAAGGTTGTTGGCCTGAGCAAACTGGCAAG AATTGTTGAAATCTTCAGCCGAAGGTTACAAG TTCAGGAACGTCTTACAAAGCAAATTGCCCTTGCAATCCATGAGTCCCTGCAGCCGATGGGAGTAGCAGTTGTGATGGAGGCTTC GCACATGTGTATGGTAATGCGAGGAGTACAGAAGATGAACAGCAGAACGGTCACCAGCACAATGCACGGCATCTTCAGAGACGATCCTAAGACCAGAGAAGAATTCCTCTCACTGATCAAACAATGA